A stretch of the Vicia villosa cultivar HV-30 ecotype Madison, WI unplaced genomic scaffold, Vvil1.0 ctg.004879F_1_1, whole genome shotgun sequence genome encodes the following:
- the LOC131642360 gene encoding tropinone reductase homolog At5g06060-like, whose product MAETKLSSFKDKRWSLQGMTALVTGATRGIGYAIVEELAEFGAAVHICSRNEDDINKCLEDWKRKGFNVTGSVCDLLFRDQRDKLMETVASVFNGKLNILVNNAGTFTPKPIIDYTDEDVATIMNTNFVSGYHLCQLAHPLLKESGYGSIVFISSIGGLKAFDVSSAYAASKGAMNQFAKNVALEWAKDNIRANVVAPGPVKTLLLENAMKLSEGVDNAVEDIVSKSPVGRMGESKDISGLVAFLCFPASSHITGQIIAVDGGFTM is encoded by the exons ATGGCAGAAACAAAGTTGAGCAGCTTCAAAGATAAAAGATGGTCACTCCAAGGAATGACAGCCCTAGTGACTGGTGCAACCCGAGGCATAGG GTACGCAATcgttgaagagttagcagaattTGGAGCAGCAGTGCATATATGTTCACGTAATGAAGATGATATTAACAAATGTTTGGAAGACTGGAAAAGAAAAGGGTTTAATGTAACAGGATCAGTATGTGATTTACTTTTCCGTGACCAACGTGATAAATTAATGGAAACTGTTGCATCAGTCTTTAATGGAAAACTCAATATTCTA GTAAACAATGCTGGGACATTTACTCCTAAACCTATCATAGATTATACAGATGAAGATGTAGCAACTATAATGAATACGAATTTTGTGTCTGGTTACCATTTGTGTCAACTTGCACATCCACTTCTAAAAGAATCCGGATATGGAAGCATAGTATTCATATCCTCAATTGGAGGTCTGAAAGCCTTTGATGTTTCTTCTGCATATGCAGCTTCTAAAG GAGCTATGAATCAGTTTGCTAAGAACGTAGCGTTGGAATGGGCAAAGGATAATATTCGGGCGAATGTTGTGGCACCTGGACCTGTCAAGACCTTACTTTTAGAGAATGCTATG AAATTATCTGAGGGAGTGGATAACGCCGTTGAAGATATAGTGTCTAAATCGCCAGTTGGTAGGATGGGAGAATCTAAGGACATATCAGGATTGGTTGCATTTCTTTGTTTTCCAGCATCTTCACACATAACTGGACAAATTATAGCTGTAGATGGAGGTTTTACTATGTAa